A genome region from Gigantopelta aegis isolate Gae_Host chromosome 3, Gae_host_genome, whole genome shotgun sequence includes the following:
- the LOC121368262 gene encoding pescadillo homolog produces the protein MGRRKKKYESGTATAYISRNQAIKKLQLTLQDFRRLCILKGIYPHEPKHKKKANKGSTAPKTFYFYKDIQFLANEPIINKFREFKHFVRRLKKAIAKKNSNAVSRIRSNKPKYKLDHIVKERYPSFVDAVRDADDCLSMCALFATFPKTSCTHIEFIHLCKRLIVEFMHYVITSKSLRKVFISIKGIYYQADIAGQTVTWVCPHKLGYQHPTDVDYKIMQTFVEFYTTFLGFINFRLYTSINLQYPPKLALNEHELPDKTKDLCLEQEQLEERLSALSQTLKTVGDSVEEEPQIDVFLSSDSGDPDDLEKAKIDAENIKKFQNLFKSLKFFLNREVPRDGLTFVIRSFGGEVSWDKTVSVGYSFPETDESITHQIVDRPMMEKQYLSRYYVQPQWVFDSVNARMLQPVEDYFPGVVLPPHLSPFVEEQEGDYIPPEKQQIIRKQKGLDSGLGEEEEEESEEEESEADGEDVESEVDEEQSEEESEEEEEEEEMNTKHIHKKRKQVDGSIEQPKKAKMAVHAGKVEMVNIGQKLQRQEAEEKRLAEMMIPKKKRRLYQKIMYSKKKRSQEARKLEEKRKVFDEEKTRKKKRKS, from the exons ATGgggagaagaaagaaaaag TATGAGAGTGGGACTGCCACAGCTTATATTTCAAGAAATCAGGCTATCAAGAAGTTACAGCTCACTTTGCAGGATTTTAG ACGATTATGCATCTTGAAGGGTATTTATCCACATGAACCCAAGCACAAGAAGAAAGCTAACAAAGGAAGCACAGCTCCAAAGACTTTTTATTTCTACAAAGACATTCAGTTCCTTGCTAATGAACCAATCATTAACAAGTTCCGTGAATTCAAG CACTTTGTGAGGAGACTTAAAAAAGCCATTGCAAAGAAAAACTCCAATGCTGTATCCAGAATCCGTTCAAACAAACCCAAGTACAAACTGGATCACATTGTTAAGGAAAG ATATCCGTCATTTGTGGATGCCGTACGTGATGCTGATGACTGCTTGTCGATGTGTGCTCTGTTTGCTACATTCCCCAAAACAAGCTGCACACACATAGAATTCATACATCTCTGCAAGAGACTCATAG ttgaATTCATGCATTATGTGATAACATCCAAGTCTCTCAGAAAG gtTTTCATTTCTATAAAGGGTATTTATTACCAGGCAGATATTGCTGGTCAGACTGTCACATGGGTGTGTCCTCATAAACTGGGCTATCAg CATCCTACTGATGTAGATTACAAGATTATGCAGACATTTGTTGAGTTTTACACAACATTCTTGGGATTTATCAACTTTCGGCTCTACACATCAATAAAtcttcagtatcctccaaaa CTTGCCCTAAATGAACATGAGCTTCCTGATAAGACAAAGGATCTGTGTCTGGAACAAGAACAACTTGAAGAG cgTTTATCTGCATTGTCACAAACTCTGAAAACTGTAGGTGATTCAGTTGAAGAGGAGCCACAAATAGATGTTTTTCTCTCCTCCGAT TCTGGTGATCCGGATGATTTAGAAAAAGCAAAGATTGatgcagaaaatataaaaaagtttCAGAATTTGTTCAAGAGTCTCAAGTTTTTCCTCAACCGTGAAGTGCCACGTGATGGGTTAACCTTCGTTATCAG ATCATTTGGTGGAGAGGTTTCCTGGGACAAAACTGTCTCTGTTGGCTACTCATTTCCCGAGACTGATGAAAGCATTACACACCAGATTGTAGATCGTCCAATGATGGAGAAGCAGTATTTGTCAAG ATATTATGTGCAGCCTCAGTGGGTATTTGACTCTGTTAACGCACGGATGTTGCAGCCAGTGGAAGACTATTTCCCTGGTGTGGTTTTACCTCCGCACTTGTCACCATTCGTGGAAGAGCAGGAAGGTGATTACATTCCTCCTGAGAAGCAGCAGATCATCAGAAAACAGAAGGGATTAGATTCAG GACTgggtgaagaagaagaagaagagagtgAAGAAGAAGAGAGTGAGGCGGATGGCGAGGATGTTGAGAGTGAGGTGGATGAAGAGCAGAGTGAGGAGGAAAGtgaggaggaagaagaagaggaggaaatGA ACACAAAGCATATtcacaagaaaagaaaacaagttgATGGATCTATTGAG CAACCAAAGAAAGCCAAAATGGCAGTTCATGCTGGGAAAGTTGAAATGGTTAACATTGGTCAAAAGCTACAGAGACAAGAGGCTGAAGAGAAGCGACTAGCTGAAATGATGATACCCAAGAAAAAGCGTCGATTGTAtcagaaaataatgtattcCAAGAAGAAGAGATCACAAGAG gCAAGAAAACttgaggaaaaaagaaaagtttttgATGAAGAGAAGAcgagaaagaagaagaggaaatcTTGA
- the LOC121368261 gene encoding FAS-associated factor 1-like: MAEGSRDEILVDFQACTGLDDIDTCCAILEKHDWILEDAVNSILHDGASPGVEHTPLHSASMSSAVGPGIPEFGTTANSPIQIDSFSVDDDEYVAEGASAAGPSTSYSLPVTRTRKLHFQVEYRDKTVPIILSDSETVGKIKELLFDELGVPIDKQELNGIVKRSVDDQTILRDLYLPKENKLYLLTPGISNPTISRSQPDVHERSHDMDEEDFTLVIKFFELSSYRMFTLKFKGNKTILSVKQAVYTLTDVSVRHQVWTGWPDGIREEDTIAGSGINYPTHELEVRKIVPDLDTATSKVVDEAMDVDISGDEEDNPADPYSLEDDIFCPEPDTQHSRRQEPLMPENVTDDVSALEHFTREFKERYGEYHPVFYIGSLDDAIKDALQVKAVERKMLAIYIHHDNSIFSHVFCSQRLCSESIVNYLCSNFITWAWDVTFETNRARLINMATRHFGSVAASQIRNYGSDQLPALLLITRSRATNEVVDVIPGHVLLDELMTRLLHAVEVFRGQQQLDIEDEQQRDAREQIKQEQDAAYQESLATDRAKAEVQKAEEKRQQAEMEKEMEKQWEEQRKKQEEQAVKEAIMASLARILPDEPPEGCTKPVTKIRIRTPSGEILTRKFLASETVGTLMDYLTTKGFVTTDYKVLSTFPRRDITQLDPSQTLKDAKLYPQETLILEEKS; encoded by the exons atggCGGAGGGCAGTAGAGACGAAATTCTTGTAGATTTTCAG GCATGCACTGGGCTTGATGACATTGACACCTGCTGTGCCATTTTGGAAAAGCATGACTGGATTCTAGAAGATGCTGTGAACAGCATTCTCCATGATGGAGCCTCTCCAGGAGTGGAACACACTCCACTGCATAGTGCCAGTATGTCATCTGCAGTAGGTCCAGGCATACCAGAGTTTGGAACGACAGCTAACTCCCCCATCCAGATAGATAGCTTCTCCGTGGATGATGACGAGTATGTGGCAGAAGGTGCATCAGCAGCTGGACCTTCCACAAGCTACTCATTACCGGTCACTCGTACCCGCAAGTTGCATTTTCAAGTTGAGTACAGAGACAAGACAGTACCAATCATATTGTCAGATTCAGAAACAGTCGGTAAAATCAAGGAACTGCTATTTGATGAGCTTGGAGTACCCATAGACAAGCAAGAGTTGAATGGAATTGTCAAAAGAAGTGTTGATGATCAAACAATCTTACGAGACTTATACTTGCCAaaggaaaacaaactttacctctTGACACCTGGCATCAGCAACCCCACAATCAGCCGATCACAGCCAGATGTACATGAGAGATCACATGACATGGATGAAGAAGACTTCACACTAGTAATAAAGTTTTTTGAACTAAGTAGTTACAGAATGTTTACTCTAAAATTTAAGGGTAATAAGACCATTCTTTCAGTTAAGCAAGCTGTGTACACACTAACAGATGTATCTGTGAGACACCAGGTGTGGACTGGTTGGCCAGATGGCATAAGAGAAGAAGATACTATTGCTGGAAGTGGCATAAACTATCCTACACATGAGCTAGAAGTCAGAAAAATTGTTCCGGATCTTGATACTGCTACGTCAAAAGTTGTAGACGAAGCTATGGATGTGGATATTAGTGGAGATGAGGAGGACAATCCTGCAGATCCATATTCATTAGAAGATGATATTTTCTGCCCAGAACCAGATACTCAACATAGCCGGCGACAGGAACCACTGATGCCTGAAAATGTTACTGATGATGTGAGCGCCTTAGAACATTTCACCAGAGAGTTCAAGGAAAGGTATGGAGAATACCACCCTGTTTTCTACATTGGCTCACTTGATGATGCCATAAAGGATGCCTTGCAAGTAAAAGCTGTTGAAAGGAAGATGCTTGCAATCTATATACATCATGACAACAGCATTTTCTCACATGTGTTTTGCTCACAACGTCTTTGCTCAGAGAGCATTGTTAATTACCTGTGCAGCAACTTCATTACATGGGCTTGGGATGTGACATTTGAAACAAACCGTGCACGTTTGATCAACATGGCAACTAGGCATTTTGGTAGTGTCGCTGCTAGTCAGATTCGTAATTATGGGTCTGATCAACTACCAGCTTTACTACTCATCACACGATCTCGAGCAACAAATGAAGTAGTTGATGTTATCCCAGGACATGTTTTGCTGGATGAGCTGATGACCCGCTTGCTGCATGCTGTAGAAGTATTTCGGGGTCAGCAACAGCTTGATATTGAGGATGAGCAACAAAGAGATGCTCGAGAGCAGATTAAGCAGGAACAGGATGCAGCCTACCAGGAATCACTGGCAACAGACAGGGCCAAGGCAGAGGTACAGAAGGCAGAAGAAAAACGACAACAAGCAGAGATGGAAAAAGAGATGGAAAAACAGTGGGAGGAACAAAGAAAAAAGCAGGAGGAACAAGCTGTCAAAGAAGCTATAATGGCATCTTTAGCACGGATTCTCCCAGATGAACCGCCAGAGGGCTGCACTAAGCCAGTCACAAAAATACGCATTCGAACTCCATCTGGTGAAATACTAACCCGAAAGTTTTTAGCTAGTGAAACTGTTGGAACACTTATGGATTATCTAACAACCAAAGGGTTTGTTACTACAGACTATAAGGTGCTGTCAACATTTCCCAGAAGAGACATCACCCAGCTAGATCCTAGTCAAACACTGAAAGATGCAAAACTCTACCCACAGGAAACACTTATTCTTGAAGAAAAATCATAG